In Denticeps clupeoides chromosome 1, fDenClu1.1, whole genome shotgun sequence, a single window of DNA contains:
- the LOC114800788 gene encoding arfaptin-1-like: MEGELETSLPGNSSISNNGARCGMGEEHQEDGPQMGMPCNDLSSPNHAESDAPIPDYPGEPNQTGSIVITGLKNPTIEKLEKMRKWSINTYKCTKQIVAERLGRGSRTVDLDLEAGIEILMDLRSRYENITKLAQTLSSQTAQILQTQKLLGDAFADLSLKTPQLHEEFGFNADTQKYLSKNGEPLVEAINSFTSGMNTLVNKTIEDTVVNIKQYETARVEYDAYRIDLEELNLGPRDTNTIPKIEQAQILYQQHRQKYEKMRDDLSVKLKLLEENRVKVIQKQLVLLHSAVASFYAGNQQKMDQTLREFHSKLKMPGAEMPSWLENEQNQS; this comes from the exons ATGGAAGGGGAGCTTGAAACGTCCCTGCCGGGCAATTCCTCTATTTCAAATAATGGAGCAAGGTGTGGAATGGGAGAGGAACATCAAGAAGACGGACCTCAGATG GGCATGCCATGTAATGACCTCAGCTCACCTAATCATGCAGAGTCAGATGCCCCCATACCTGACTACCCTGGAG AGCCCAACCAAACCGGTTCAATAGTCATCACCGGGCTGAAAAACCCAACCATTGAGAAGCTGGAGAAAATGCGCAAGTGGAGCATCAATACCTACAAG TGTACCAAGCAGATTGTGGCAGAACGTCTGGGCCGTGGGTCACGCACGGTGGACCTGGATCTGGAGGCTGGCATCGAAATACTGATGGACCTGCGCAGTCGTTATGAGAACATAACCAAACTGGCTCAGACCCTTTCCTCTCAGACGGCACAGATCTTGCAAACGCAAAAGCTCCTGGGAGACGCATTTGCAGACCTCAGCCTAAAGACACCACAACTGCAT GAGGAATTTGGCTTCAATGCAGACACCCAGAAATACTTATCTAAAAATGGGGAGCCTCTAGTGGAAGCCATCAACTCTTTCACCTCTGGCATGAATACGTTGGTCAACAAAACCATTGAGGACACCGTGGTAAACATCAAACAGTATGAAACTGCCAG GGTTGAGTATGATGCTTATCGCATAGACCTAGAGGAACTGAATCTGGGTCCTCGGGACACCAACACTATTCCTAAGATTGAACAGGCCCAGATCCTCTACCAGCAGCACCGGCAGAAGTATGAGAAAATGAGAGATGACCTGTCAGTCAAGCTTAAATTGCTGGAGGAGAACAGG GTGAAGGTTATACAGAAACAGCTTGTCTTGCTCCACAGTGCAGTAGCATCATTCTATGCAGGGAACCAACAAAAGATGGATCAGACGTTACGGGAGTTCCACAGCAAACTCAAAATGCCTGGAGCTGAGATGCCGTCTTGGTTGGAAAATGAGCAAAATCAATCTTGA
- the trim2b gene encoding tripartite motif-containing protein 2 isoform X1, protein MAQQGSPDSSSEECTVLEALPNRAATLICSEHAGKVTELYCTPCLTAVCDECVAGQHADHSTLPLAQAVEQHRVILQERVTAAKTRLPQVTEAQQSLRDIMQQLSSQRNSIEEDIHTAFSELHKTLDVRKSVLLMELEVTYGLKQKVLQSQLDSLLQGEEGISSSCNMTEAALGGGNDAAVLQAHRDVGERLSELACKGLPLQPEENDQLDLLMESEGLRKSIHNLGTIVTTNAVASQTEASGDGLEHCIVGQPASVTITTRDKSGGLCKSGNAIISAEVFTPEGSIADGEIVDNKNGTYEFLYTVRKQGDFSLAVRLYDQHIKGSPFRLNVNSSPDDSPTTTTTTSAANAASTGSSEGGAKRRSAKSPGGGSRSRQRGVRRTGSMFSTPKKKVNPIEDDLIFKIGSKGRNKGEFTNLQGVAASSTGKILIADSNNQCVQIFSNQGEFQNRFGVRGRSPGQLQRPTGVAVHPNGDIIIADYDNKWVSIFSSDGKYKAKLGSGRLMGPKGISVDQNGHVIVVDNKACSVLIFQPSGKLITKFGSRGNGDKQFAGPHFAAVNNNNEIIITDFHNHSVKVFNTEGELLLKFGSNGEGNGQFNAPTGVAVDINGNIIVADWGNSRIQVFDGNGSFLSYINTSADPLYGPQGLALTSDGHVVVADSGNHCFKVYRYLQ, encoded by the exons ATGGCGCAGCAGGGGTCACCAGACAGCAGCAGTGAAGAGTGCACTGTGCTCGAGGCGCTGCCCAATAGAGCAGCAACTCTGATCTGTTCGGAGCACGCAGGCAAG GTAACGGAGCTCTACTGCACACCCTGCCTGACAGCTGTCTGTGACGAGTGCGTTGCCGGGCAACATGCAGACCACTCCACTTTACCCCTCGCGCAAGCAGTGGAGCAGCATCGGGTCATCCTACAAGAGAGAGTGACTGCAGCCAAAACCAG ACTGCCACAGGTCACTGAGGCCCAGCAGTCTCTCAGAGACATCATGCAGCAGCTCAGCAGCCAGAGGAACTCCATAGAGGAGGATATCCACACAGCCTTCTCAGAGCTCCACAAAACTCTTGATGTCAGGAAGAGTGTGCTGCTCATGGAGCTGGAGGTCACCTATGGACTCAAACAAAAA GTGCTGCAGTCTCAGCTGGACTCTCTGCTTCAGGGTGAGGAGggcatcagcagcagctgcaaCATGACAGAGGCAGCCCTGGGTGGGGGCAACGACGCTGCAGTTCTCCAGGCCCACCGGGACGTGGGTGAGCGTCTGAGCGAGCTGGCTTGCAAAGGTCTTCCTCTGCAGCCTGAGGAAAATGACCAGCTTGACCTTCTGATGGAGTCAGAAGGCCTTAGGAAGTCCATCCATAATCTGGGCACCATCGTCACCACCAATGCTGTGGCAAGCCAGACTGAGGCCTCTGGTGATGGGTTGGAGCACTGCATTGTGGGCCAGCCAGCTTctgtcaccatcaccaccaGGGACAAATCAGGGGGACTTTGCAAGTCTGGCAACGCCATCATCTCGGCAGAGGTGTTCACACCTGAAGGGAGCATAGCAGATGGAGAGATTGTGGACAATAAAAATGGAACGTATGAGTTCCTGTACACCGTGCGGAAGCAGGGCGACTTCAGCTTGGCAGTCAGGCTCTATGACCAGCACATCAAGGGAAGCCCCTTCAGGCTAAATGTGAACAGCTCCCCTGACGACTCCCCaaccaccacaaccaccacatcGGCTGCCAACGCAGCCTCCACAGGCTCCAGCGAAGGGGGTGCGAAAAGGCGCAGTGCCAAGTCTCCTGGTGGAGGGAGCAGGAGCCGCCAGAGAGGTGTGAGGCGAACTGGCAGCATGTTCAGTACCCCCAAAAAGAAGGTGAACCCCATTGAAGATGACCTCATCTTCAAAATTG GATCAAAAGGAAGAAACAAAGGTGAGTTCACAAACCTCCAGGGTGTGGCAGCATCATCAACAGGAAAAATCCTTATTGCAGACAGCAATAATCAGTGCGTCCAG ATTTTTTCAAACCAAGGAGAGTTCCAGAACCGATTTGGTGTGAGGGGTCGGTCGCCAGGGCAACTGCAGCGTCCCActggtgtggctgtccacccaaATGGTGACATCATCATTGCTGACTATGACAACAAATGGGTCAGCATCTTTTCCAGTGACGGCAAGTACAAG GCTAAACTGGGCTCAGGCAGGTTGATGGGTCCCAAGGGCATCTCTGTGGACCAGAATGGCCACGTAATAGTTGTTGACAACAAGGCCTGCTCTGTCCTCATATTCCAGCCCAGTGGGAAACTAATAACCAAGTTTGGTAGCCGAGGAAATGGGGATAAGCAATTTGCAG GTCCACACTTTGCAGCAGTCAACAACAATAATGAAATCATTATAACAGATTTCCATAATCACTCAGTTAAg GTGTTTAACACAGAAGGGGAGCTTCTGCTAAAGTTTGGATCCAACGGTGAAGGGAATGGTCAGTTCAACGCCCCAACAGGAGTTGCAGTAGACATCAACGGGAATATAATTGTGGCAGATTGGGGAAACAGTAGGATCCAG GTGTTTGATGGCAACGGTTCCTTTCTGTCCTACATAAACACATCTGCTGACCCTCTCTATGGCCCCCAGGGGCTCGCACTCACCTCTGATGGCCATGTAGTGGTGGCCGACTCCGGGAACCACTGCTTCAAGGTGTACCGCTATCTCCAGTGA
- the trim2b gene encoding tripartite motif-containing protein 2 isoform X2 — MAQQGSPDSSSEECTVLEALPNRAATLICSEHAGKVTELYCTPCLTAVCDECVAGQHADHSTLPLAQAVEQHRVILQERVTAAKTRLPQVTEAQQSLRDIMQQLSSQRNSIEEDIHTAFSELHKTLDVRKSVLLMELEVTYGLKQKVLQSQLDSLLQGEEGISSSCNMTEAALGGGNDAAVLQAHRDVGERLSELACKGLPLQPEENDQLDLLMESEGLRKSIHNLGTIVTTNAVASQTEASGDGLEHCIVGQPASVTITTRDKSGGLCKSGNAIISAEVFTPEGSIADGEIVDNKNGTYEFLYTVRKQGDFSLAVRLYDQHIKGSPFRLNVNSSPDDSPTTTTTTSAANAASTGSSEGGAKRRSAKSPGGGSRSRQRGVRRTGSMFSTPKKKVNPIEDDLIFKIGSKGRNKGEFTNLQGVAASSTGKILIADSNNQCVQIFSNQGEFQNRFGVRGRSPGQLQRPTGVAVHPNGDIIIADYDNKWVSIFSSDGKYKAKLGSGRLMGPKGISVDQNGHVIVVDNKACSVLIFQPSGKLITKFGSRGNGDKQFAGPHFAAVNNNNEIIITDFHNHSVKVFNTEGELLLKFGSNGEGNGQFNAPTGVAVDINGNIIVADWGNSRIQGLALTSDGHVVVADSGNHCFKVYRYLQ, encoded by the exons ATGGCGCAGCAGGGGTCACCAGACAGCAGCAGTGAAGAGTGCACTGTGCTCGAGGCGCTGCCCAATAGAGCAGCAACTCTGATCTGTTCGGAGCACGCAGGCAAG GTAACGGAGCTCTACTGCACACCCTGCCTGACAGCTGTCTGTGACGAGTGCGTTGCCGGGCAACATGCAGACCACTCCACTTTACCCCTCGCGCAAGCAGTGGAGCAGCATCGGGTCATCCTACAAGAGAGAGTGACTGCAGCCAAAACCAG ACTGCCACAGGTCACTGAGGCCCAGCAGTCTCTCAGAGACATCATGCAGCAGCTCAGCAGCCAGAGGAACTCCATAGAGGAGGATATCCACACAGCCTTCTCAGAGCTCCACAAAACTCTTGATGTCAGGAAGAGTGTGCTGCTCATGGAGCTGGAGGTCACCTATGGACTCAAACAAAAA GTGCTGCAGTCTCAGCTGGACTCTCTGCTTCAGGGTGAGGAGggcatcagcagcagctgcaaCATGACAGAGGCAGCCCTGGGTGGGGGCAACGACGCTGCAGTTCTCCAGGCCCACCGGGACGTGGGTGAGCGTCTGAGCGAGCTGGCTTGCAAAGGTCTTCCTCTGCAGCCTGAGGAAAATGACCAGCTTGACCTTCTGATGGAGTCAGAAGGCCTTAGGAAGTCCATCCATAATCTGGGCACCATCGTCACCACCAATGCTGTGGCAAGCCAGACTGAGGCCTCTGGTGATGGGTTGGAGCACTGCATTGTGGGCCAGCCAGCTTctgtcaccatcaccaccaGGGACAAATCAGGGGGACTTTGCAAGTCTGGCAACGCCATCATCTCGGCAGAGGTGTTCACACCTGAAGGGAGCATAGCAGATGGAGAGATTGTGGACAATAAAAATGGAACGTATGAGTTCCTGTACACCGTGCGGAAGCAGGGCGACTTCAGCTTGGCAGTCAGGCTCTATGACCAGCACATCAAGGGAAGCCCCTTCAGGCTAAATGTGAACAGCTCCCCTGACGACTCCCCaaccaccacaaccaccacatcGGCTGCCAACGCAGCCTCCACAGGCTCCAGCGAAGGGGGTGCGAAAAGGCGCAGTGCCAAGTCTCCTGGTGGAGGGAGCAGGAGCCGCCAGAGAGGTGTGAGGCGAACTGGCAGCATGTTCAGTACCCCCAAAAAGAAGGTGAACCCCATTGAAGATGACCTCATCTTCAAAATTG GATCAAAAGGAAGAAACAAAGGTGAGTTCACAAACCTCCAGGGTGTGGCAGCATCATCAACAGGAAAAATCCTTATTGCAGACAGCAATAATCAGTGCGTCCAG ATTTTTTCAAACCAAGGAGAGTTCCAGAACCGATTTGGTGTGAGGGGTCGGTCGCCAGGGCAACTGCAGCGTCCCActggtgtggctgtccacccaaATGGTGACATCATCATTGCTGACTATGACAACAAATGGGTCAGCATCTTTTCCAGTGACGGCAAGTACAAG GCTAAACTGGGCTCAGGCAGGTTGATGGGTCCCAAGGGCATCTCTGTGGACCAGAATGGCCACGTAATAGTTGTTGACAACAAGGCCTGCTCTGTCCTCATATTCCAGCCCAGTGGGAAACTAATAACCAAGTTTGGTAGCCGAGGAAATGGGGATAAGCAATTTGCAG GTCCACACTTTGCAGCAGTCAACAACAATAATGAAATCATTATAACAGATTTCCATAATCACTCAGTTAAg GTGTTTAACACAGAAGGGGAGCTTCTGCTAAAGTTTGGATCCAACGGTGAAGGGAATGGTCAGTTCAACGCCCCAACAGGAGTTGCAGTAGACATCAACGGGAATATAATTGTGGCAGATTGGGGAAACAGTAGGATCCAG GGGCTCGCACTCACCTCTGATGGCCATGTAGTGGTGGCCGACTCCGGGAACCACTGCTTCAAGGTGTACCGCTATCTCCAGTGA
- the tlr2 gene encoding toll-like receptor 2 translates to MTLQIVIVMWVFWGQSSVVTNACDCNENLVCDCSSQDLLHVPRVPNNVLVLNLSSNHIQVLTEGDLRDYRTIKILSIQRNKLQTISSIAFKSQLQLEALDLSFNQLSNLSHLWFEPLCSLSYLNILGNQYITLGPVSLFQSLGNLRILQLGNPFLQEVRKTDLQGLDHLSELVFVATNLYTYEEGSFDTAHPLSSVTLTLYWPFLRNATLVSQILKDVSHPETTLVISDTLLRDNCSVQPFLEVNRAGVKRLVLRNTSSSDEAVVCLLEALDHAPLSYLALEDSAFIGGGWWQKAKWTNHSALDSVYIRHIQILSFYLFSSLQQLDFLLKYLRDVSLINTMVFVMPCNTSRLMPRLEYLDLSQNLLSDMTIRESLCNGDGSMRKLRVLNVSRNSIKSLGLMSQLVSKLYNLSALDLSYNTLINMPESCNWPARLTFLNLSSVKLRTVTACLPRSLEILDLSNNDLTVFQQELAHLKELLLSGNKFMILPIGAFFPSLQGLYIQKNMITMFGSNDLKAYRHLQFLEAGQNRFLCSCDFVPFLQNKIEHMVNLTDGYSSYVCDSPFALRGTAVMKAHLSLFECHRILITSALCSGTLILLFVLVILCSQLHVLWYLRMTWAWLRAKRKPLVGKSADILYDAFVSYSEHDAEWVENLLVSELEGADPHFSLCLHKRNFLPGRWIVDNIIDCIEKSHRTLFVLSDHFVSSEWCRYELDFSHFRLVDEGNDSAVLILLEPIEKETIPKRFCKLRKIMNSRTYLEWPDEEEKRVEFWNNLKVALRREDAVQ, encoded by the coding sequence atGACTTTACAAATTGTAATTGTCATGTGGGTGTTCTGGGGTCAAAGCTCTGTGGTGACAAATGCCTGTGACTGTAACGAAAACCTGGTCTGTGACTGCTCCAGTCAGGATCTACTCCACGTTCCCAGAGTCCCGAACAATGTTCTGGTGCTCAACCTCTCCTCCAACCACATCCAGGTGCTAACAGAAGGAGACCTGCGAGATTACAGAACTATCAAAATCCTGAGCATCCAAAGAAACAAGCTCCAGACAATCAGCAGCATAGCATTTAAGTCCCAGTTACAACTGGAGGCCTTGGACTTGTCTTTCAACCAACTATCTAATTTGTCACATCTGTGGTTTGAGCCGCTTTGTTCGTTAAGTTACTTAAACATCCTGGGTAACCAATACATTACCCTTGGACCAGTATCCCTGTTTCAATCTCTGGGAAACCTGAGGATTTTACAACTGGGAAACCCATTTCTACAAGAGGTGAGGAAAACGGATTTGCAAGGACTTGACCATCTTAGTGAGCTAGTGTTTGTTGCCACAAACTTGTACACGTACGAGGAAGGAAGTTTTGACACAGCCCATCCTCTCAGCTCTGTTACGCTCACCCTCTACTGGCCATTCTTGCGGAACGCCACCCTAGTTTCCCAGATCCTAAAGGACGTCTCTCATCCTGAGACCACTCTGGTGATTTCTGACACACTGCTTCGTGACAATTGCTCTGTCCAGCCCTTCTTAGAGGTCAATCGAGCAGGAGTAAAGAGACTAGTATTACGTAACACGTCCTCCTCTGATGAAGCAGTTGTCTGCCTCCTGGAGGCATTGGACCATGCTCCATTATCATATTTGGCTCTCGAGGACTCTGCGTTTATTGGCGGTGGCTGGTGGCAAAAGGCTAAGTGGACAAATCACAGTGCCCTGGATTCGGTCTACATTCGCCATATCCAAATTCTAAGCTTCTATTTGTTCAGCTCATTGCAGCAGCTTGATTTCCTTCTGAAGTATCTCAGAGACGTGTCCCTCATCAATACGATGGTGTTTGTAATGCCCTGCAACACCTCCAGACTTATGCCAAGGCTTGAATATCTGGATTTAAGCCAAAACCTGCTCTCAGACATGACAATTCGAGAGTCACTATGCAATGGAGATGGATCTATGAGGAAGCTGCGGGTTCTAAATGTTAGCCGGAACTCAATCAAATCACTGGGTCTGATGTCTCAGTTGGTCTCTAAGCTCTATAATCTGTCTGCTCTGGACCTGAGTTACAATACTTTAATTAACATGCCAGAAAGCTGCAACTGGCCTGCCAGGCTTACTTTCCTTAACCTTTCATCTGTTAAGTTGCGTACAGTCACAGCTTGCCTTCCTAGGAGTCTTGAAATCTTGGATTTGTCCAATAATGACTTGACTGTATTCCAACAGGAACTTGCTCATCTGAAGGAACTCCTCCTCTCAGGGAATAAGTTCATGATTCTGCCAATTGGTGCTTTTTTCCCCAGTCTTCAAGGTTTGTACATCCAGAAGAACATGATCACCATGTTCGGCAGTAATGACCTAAAGGCATATAGGCATCTTCAATTCCTAGAAGCCGGCCAAAACCGGTTTCTGTGTTCTTGCGATTTTGTCCCATTTCTGCAGAATAAAATTGAACACATGGTCAACCTGACTGATGGTTACTCCAGCTATGTGTGCGACTCCCCATTTGCACTGAGAGGAACTGCAGTCATGAAAGCCCACCTATCACTTTTTGAGTGTCACAGGATCCTGATAACTTCTGCCCTATGTTCTGGGACTCTCATTCTCCTTTTTGTTCTTGTGATTTTATGCTCTCAGCTCCATGTCTTATGGTATCTTAGGATGACTTGGGCATGGCTGCGGGCCAAACGCAAACCACTGGTGGGGAAAAGTGCAGACATCCTATATGATGCTTTTGTTTCATACAGTGAGCACGACGCAGAGTGGGTGGAAAACCTGTTGGTGTCAGAGTTAGAGGGGGCCGACCctcatttctctctctgcctTCATAAGCGCAATTTCCTGCCAGGCCGCTGGATTGTGGACAACATCATTGATTGCATTGAGAAGAGCCACCGCACACTCTTCGTCCTCTCGGATCACTTTGTTTCTAGTGAGTGGTGCCGCTATGAGCTGGACTTCTCACACTTCCGCCTTGTGGATGAGGGCAACGACTCCGCTGTCCTGATCCTTCTTGAGCCCATTGAGAAGGAGACAATTCCCAAGCGGTTCTGCAAGCTGCGAAAGATAATGAACTCACGGACATACCTGGAGTGGCCTGATGAGGAGGAAAAGAGGGTGGAGTTCTGGAACAATCTCAAAGTTGCCCTGAGAAGGGAGGATGCCGTACAATAG